In the genome of Ziziphus jujuba cultivar Dongzao chromosome 10, ASM3175591v1, the window TATTCCTAAATGGTGGTATTTGGTCTATATATTCTCTGCTGGTCAAAGATTTCTACATTGGTGTAAGTTTTCTTTCTCTACCAATTAGTTATTAACATGTAGAACGGATTCACTTTTCCATAAGAATCCAAGTAAATATTCATGACAATTTAACTTTTTGTGCATACAATTATTTTCAGGTACCAAATGCAATAGGCTTTGTATTTGGCATAGCTCAGTTGGTTATCTACTCAATGTACAGAAACAAGTCAAAGACCAAAAAATCCATAGAGAGAATGGAAGAAGAAAGCTCGGTCACTTTGGTTAAAGGAGTGGTGGAGATGCAAACTTGTGAGGGTGATGAAGGTCATGTGATGAATAAGAGCCTGAGCAAAGGGCATAGTCTTCCAAAGCCATTATTAAATCGGCTATCTGCTATGCCAGAGCAGATCATGAAGTCCCTTTCTTTGAATTCATATCAAATTGACTCAACTTGGGCTTATCAGGCTGATGTTGAAAATGGAGAAAATGATCATGACCTTCGATCTTGAGCCTAAGTTCTAACATATTCGATGATGGGGTTTTCTAAATGAATGCTtggaaaagaacaaaagaaaggaatatatatatatatatatatatatatatatatgtagttcgAAGTGGCTATTTTAATTTGTGTCCATTGTTGTGCTGTTTGGTAACAATATGGAAACTAGTGTGATCGatcaaaataaatgataataccttctgttttttttttccccatccaATCACAAATTGTTTTGTACTGTAAATAACCAAGTTTACTTTTCTCATACGTATCAAGTAATGAGAAATTATCCtccttcattaaaaaaaaaaaaaaaaaaaaaggaagagaaattaTCCTCCGTTTCGTAAACAACCTTATAAAACCaatattataaattcaattatagATTTTAAGATCCCGacacaaaagacaaaaaatagaTGACAATTCTAGATGTTAAGGTTGAGAATTTTGCTCGGtttaattgttatgtttatatatatatatatatatatatatgttactcttttttcttttgaagaaaatgtATATGTTACTTTAGATCCACCATTGTACATGATtgacacatatataatattatcaagtctatcaaatagtttttttttttttttttttttgtcattggcTTTTTAAACAATAATTCCTATTTCGAATATTTcacttttcaatatttaaaaaagaaaaaatagattcCTTTCTTCACAATATGACAAATACGTAAAACATTAATTGCTCTGTgcggccatatatatatatatatatatatgcatggtccATGGTTTCAAATTGAGATGGAAAAGatcaaaataatgtttttgttAACGTATGGAAAAAATCCAATGAGAGGGATTTATTGCGCATTTGCACGTCTATTTGACTTATCCATCCTGTCCTAAACGATCAatgaggaaaaaggaaaattttatacTGGAAACGATCTCCATAAACTCATTGCATGAAtcccataatttttttgttgcaaATTGGGTTATGGTTTACTTTTGACTAATGAAAGTTTAAGGTTATCCCATGTGAGTTGTACATAAGAtatcaaaatgcaatttttttttcttttttggaaaaatagaaGGTATTAAACTatagaattttaaaactatattaaaaattctacaactttcacatacttaaaaatataacattataaaaagATCTATATTTCTTACCCTATTTgacagtttttttaaaaatatttttatattattaaaattaaaaataattaaaaaagtgaTCCTTAATACCtatcattattttaaatatatattacttttaaatttttttatatgaggaaggccattttacatttttttcaaaataaaaatatttttctgaaaTAATCTAAAAAATAGGGCAATAATTAGGGACTTTTatacttttatatttaaaactatataacataaaattgtaaagtttttaatatagttttaaaattttaaactttagtttgaaaaattacatttttgataCTTCATTTTTGCAACTTACATGGAATgacttttaattttctgttaATCAAAATCAACTACGATCAAATTTGCAATAAACTAACAATTGAGAACTCGATGTGTTGAGTCTTAGAACTGTAAAATTCCCAAACTAGAGGGTGGGGACCAGAGGAACACAGTCTCTATTTCAGCCATGAACTATTTAAACTAAGAATTCCTACCCCATTGGGGTTAAGACACTGTTTGAGATCCACCCCGCGGCATTTGACCATCATATTTATGAGAAAATGATAACTTGTTTCAATTTTGGTATTTTAGATTgaataagatttttaaaatgAGAAATTCTTACAAgagatttttttactttttggtgAAATAATTCTTACAAGTAAATTGAGTGAATTTGTTGGCTTCATTTCCTTAGATATCCGAGGGTAAAGGGGCAGAGATCACCAACTTTAGAACAAAGCCTAAACCTCTTGTCGTGATATGTAAGGTGATTAGCTTAAACTCTCAACTTTCTTTAAAAATACTTTCTCTTTGGTAATGTCTTGataagaaaatgaattttttttaaaaaaaaatttgagtaattaaatatgatttttttttttttataaattttttgtccTGTTCCTCCACCCATTCCCCGGCCCATTTAGGGTGAGGCTCAGATCCAACCCGACAAGGGTCTTATGTCAACCTGGTTTATGATTAGGAAATACTAATTAGAATTTGTTCGAATCTGGTTATGTGTTATATAGaatcaaatatttatcaaatttatttattttaaatggatagtttaataaatttattttggttgaaaaatttggtattttagtTTGAGTAAGTTCcaaatttcagaaaaaaaaagaaaaaagaaatgaacaaATTTAATCCCTGCACCCGCCGATCGAGAAGGGGCAGAGAGCTCCACAACGCCGCCAAGTGTAGCTTGATCAAAGGCCCAAACGTCTTGTCGTCTTTTAAGGTTATAAAGGTATTTTCCGTACCACTGTCAACTTTCTTCACAAATAATCTACATattcttctttaaaaaaataaaaataaaaatactgtaGATTAATTGTCGTTCAGTAGAATGGATTTTATTTAGTTGTGATTTTTGAACATAATATATGAATGAGCACCATAACATATAGTTTGTGATTTCGTTTAGTTGGATTATTGAAGTTTTTTCCAAGGCGAACTTTTAAATTACATTGATCgaattgtaaatttaaatatcGGAAATATAGAATGGGAATTTTTAGCAAATTGCCAGAAGAGATAGTGTTGGAAATCATGTTGAGATTACCAGCAGAATCTGTTATACAATATGCATGCACTCATCAACGATTCAGCATTCGCAGTCAAGCATCTCCATTATTCTAATACCATTACATCCTCCTCCTCTACACCCTTATTGCTTGGTGGATACGGTAACGGATATTTAATATCCAGGTTGGAAATCCATAAGGATCATGATGATGGTGATCTTGTGAATTTGGTTATTGATGAAAAATCCAAATCACCACAGGCTATGTTTGTGGAGTCTCATCGTAATGGCATCTTTAGTATGTCTTTAGCACCCTTTTGTGGAATCCTACAATCAACTTAGTGAAGCTTCTTCCCAATCCAAGTCCTTCCACTTCCAAATACTTTAGAAAAGGGGTAGGATTTCTGTATGATTCCAAAGCTAATGAATGCAAGGTTGTCATGTATTTCATCAGATGgtttttctcatatatatatgaaaaaatgtttaaaatggaGGCTTGAAAAATAAAGGaggttaaaaaatattgttttggtaaaataaaaaaagtagggACGAGGCTTAAATTTAATTGAGAGGAAGAGAAAGGGATAAAAAGAATAGATAGATACACGTTAATTAAAGCTCTCTCATTCGATTGAAACAGATTGGATACAAGTGTATATATGAAGCTTCAAGAGGCGGGGAAATgtattttcttcataaaaaaaataatatataaattgtacaccagcatattatataaataaaatagttataaaatataatagagtagctttttgaattatttgaaCTTACAATTAACTCAAATCTATGactaaaaaatacattaaatggataatccaattaataataactattgATAATGATCCCAAATTTATAtataggttatatatatatatatattattcttctGATAAGGAGTAGTAATGAATAGAAAATCTAATTCgacaaagtaaaaaataattaccatTACATTttcatacattttattttatattgatattcTTAATTCAACTGCAATGACGTGTCAGTATGGTACATTTAAATACAAACaaattgaaacataaataaaaccaaatgtcaatgatattattaaaaatcaaaCATCTGCTCTCCCCGGATATCTAGGGAAAGGAATGACGTCTCTAATGTTGTCGATGCCCGTTGCGAACATCACCATTCTTTCAAAGCCTAATCCAAAACCGCTGTGTTTTACTGTCCCAAATTTACGAAGGTCAAGGTACCACTTGTATTGCTCGATTTGCTCTGTTGACATTCCCATCTCCCTTATCCTGCAATAGCAGGAATATGCATGCCCATCACAATCACATTTCCCCActttattaaattcaatattttttaccaaccgttaaaaaaaaaaaaaatgggggacAAAAGGCGAGTCAATTTCACATACCTTTTTAGAATCTTATCATAACGCTCCTCCCTCTGGCTTCCACCTATTAATTCTCCCACCTGAAATACAAAGATGCATGCAAAGCAACTTATTATTTATAAGCAAACTTGACGCCTTCCTTGATGCGCATTCTAAAGTTATTGACGTGGAATATTATCTACAGAAATTTTGAAGAATTGGAAACAGTCTTACCTTAGGTACAAGGACATCCATAGCAGCCACTGTATCAGAATCATCATTGAGCCTCATGTAGAATGCTTTTATTCCTTTTGGGTAATTATACACAATAACAGGCTTCTGAAATTTAACCTCAGTCAAGTatctgcataaaaaaaaaaaagaaaaaaaggcaacaAACAAGATACCAGCAAGATCAATGAAATTAGTCACAATAACCTGGCAAAACAGGAATGATGGCAACTGCATGTATACCTTTCATGCTCAGATGCCAGATCAATGCCCCACTCCACTTGATTTTCAAACACCTTGCCCATTTTCACAGCCTCCTCTAGCAGCTCCACTGCTTTTGTATATGTTATTCTCTCAAAGGGGGATGAAGATATCATTGTTAGTCGATCAATGcaacttttatcaaatttatcagCCATAGACTTCAGATCATCAATGCAGTTGTCAAGTAACCACCGACACAGAAACTGGACGTAAGCCTCTGCACAGTTCATATCATCCTATACAAATATGCATATGTTAAGGTCCAGTCAACCAGATATACACAAAAGAATGTGCAATACCGATAACATCAAGTCTAAGGAATACAAAATttcaagtaaaataaattagtcTACTCAACACTATCAGtccatatcatttggtatgTTGAGATGAAAAGTTGGCATTCTCATAATTACCACTATTATAAAGAGataaggaaataaaaagaaacaaattgtaATTGTAAAAATGAGAAGGCAAATAGAAGGCTGAGACCAATTACTAGATAAGCCAAAATCCCATTGCTCTGAGGCAGACAAGATATACTTGAATTACAaggcacataaaatatcaagGATTTTTGCTACTAAGAATGTTGTGAGGAAAAACAGACCAAATGATGACTGTGAGGACCATCCTATgtataaacaaaaacaacctAAATGTACATGACAAATGAATGATGCTTCATATACCTCCACTCACaaaagatttttcttaattaatcagGACTATGGATATTAAAAGGAGAAGGGACAACATAAGGAAAATGACATATACCAACAAATTAAATggcacaaaaaaaattattagttagCAAACATACACGATTCAAGTTATGCTTACCTCAAGATCTGCAAATGCTATTTCGGGCTCCACCATCCAGAATTCTGCCAAATGCCTTGAGGTGTGAGAATGCTCAGCACGAAATGTAGGCCCGAAAGTATAGACACTGCTAAGAGCACAAGCAACACTTTCAATTTGCAGTTGGCCAGAAACTGTCAAATATGCTTTACGGGCGAAGAAATCTAGGGAATAATCAATTTTTCCATCTTTCTGGGGAATACCCGGTTTAAGCTTTGATCTCTTTTCCAGCTTCAAGAGACCTTCCTTTGCTTTTTTAAGTATAGTCACAGAAGAATCAATTTCTTCCTTGCTTGTTTTGTCATCGGATTTCAGCTTGGAAACcacttcaactttctccttgaCAATAAGTTTGGCAGCTTCGACATCTGACTCTGATGGAGGAGGATTCTTAATAAGCTCCTTCACCAACTTTTCAGCTTGACTAAACAATGTTGTTACTTGAAACATTTCACCAGCACCCTCGCAATCACTACTGGTGATAATTGGAGTGTGCACACAAAGAAAATGGTGCTTATGAAAGAACGTATGGGTTGCATAAGTAAGGGCATCTCTGATTCTAAGAACTGAGGAAAACTGAAAATATGCACCATTGCCAAACaaacttgttacggaattgggagaaaaataaatagcaacggaaacaaagaaagcgaagaacaaacacaaaattaacgtggaaacccttgacgggaaaaaccacgggcagggagaacaaatccaatatcgaaagattggtacaaaaggtgagcctgactgcgcgataccttctagccctaattacagccgaaaactaaatatatatagtacagaagaaaccctaaaattatCACTTCTGGTGATAATTGGAGTGTGCACACAAAGAAAATGGTGCTTATGAAAGAACGTATGGGTTGCATAAGTAAGGGCATCTCTGATTCTAAGAACTGAGGAAAACTGAAAATATGCACCATTGCCAAACAAACTTCATCAAGTCACAAAGAGAAAGCCAAACCAAACCATGAAAAATACCATGTGTTACTCTTATTCACATTATTTTTccggtaaaaaaaaaaacaaaaacaaaaacaaaattaataaacaaaaaacaattaatcatGATCCATTAACTAATTCATGGGTATACTTAAAAACGTGCATTCACTTCACGTCAGATCAGAGGAAATTAATAACTTCAAGATATCTCCAGCCGAAGCTAGCAAATTAAATTAAGGACATATCTACATTGCAATAATTCTCATTTTATCACAGCCTAGCATAGCACTAAATCtagtcctttttttattttttcctttattattattattattattattattattattaatttttaatctgaAAGTTTTATTGAATTGCTTTACTTTCCCGGGTCAAATTTGACTgatacaaaaaacaaatttatttatttttcaattagcaTTTCCTATTTAACCTAACTTGAATTAATATCATACTTATTATAAGAACCAAATACTGAAACAACCAAAcagaccaaaaataaataaaattaccgTGTCTGTTCTTGGGCGAAGATGAATAGCATCAACTTCCCTTAAATACTCAGGCGTAAGATATTTCTTTGGTAAAGGGTACGTAGCAGGGTCGTCGACCTGACGCAAATGGAGCACATTCTGAACCCAAAGCTCCACTTTCTGCTGGGTCCCAGCTGGTGGGATCTTCAGAAAGCCGTCAACATGAACGCAAGTGCCGGCGTGCACGAGCCTCCCAAGGTCGGCCTTATCGGCGTCCACGATTACCTGAAGATTTTCAGGGCATGACCCGTCGTTGACGTGGAGAAAAGCGAAGGCGCCCTTGTTGGCCTTCCGACCGTTTTTGACCCACCCGCCGATGCGTACGCGGTGGCCATCGAGTTCGGCCCCGCCTTCAGGTTGAGAAAGGATGGATCTGACGAGCACGCGATCAGAGAACTCGGCTTTGCAAAGTTGGGAAGAACTCGTCCCCGCTGCTTGTGCAAGCTGATCATCGGCCATTGGTGTGAGACTgagaaacaagaaaaacaaacgGCTTGCTCTTGACTTgcgggaaaagaaaagaaaccgcTAGCTGCTGGAAACATTTTAATTAGACTCCTAATACCCCACTCTTTAATAGGCGTTAAAttcatctaataaaaaaataataatattaataattaattcaaatctGCGAAACcggattaatattttattgaatattgGGGGAACAAGTTCAATTCTATTGCTTGGGGAACAAGTTCTATTGCTTGGGAAACAAGTTCCACTGTGGAACAAATCACggttttttttattcctttgccACGCTAACAACttcttttagctttttttttctttttttattttatgccgTTGCCTCAAAAATAAGACCACCATATTAGACTaccattttttatcattatagaAATGAGTAGACGACCATGTTAGACCACTATATTTCCAAATatgattaggaaaaggaaagtatgggaaagaaaattaatattgaaaaggAAGTAagtgcaaataaataaataaataaatccccatttaaatttaaaaacacccCGGCAAAACGAGAACGCACTTGGCTCCCTCTTTCCTGAACTCTCCTTCCCTCGCTTTCTGCTCTCTCTCACAGTCGAAAACCACCCTTGCCACTGTTTTTCTTTCACTGAGACTGAGCCAGTCATGGAGTGGAACCAACAAACCCTAGAATTCCTCTCTAACTGCTTTCTCCACACCCTCTGCCCCTCCCCGGAGCCTCGCCGCCTTGCTGAGGCCTTACTTTTGGAGGCCTCCCACAGCCCCAACTACGGCCTCGCCGTCCTACACCTCGTCACAGAACCCTCCGTTGACAAGCAGATCCGTCAGGCCGCAGTCATCAACTTCAAGAACCATCTCCGGTGCCGATGGGCCCCTTCTGAGGAAACCACCCCTATTCCTGATTCCGAAAAGTAGGCCATCAAAGCCCTAATCGTCTCGCTTATGCTTTCTTCCCCTCCCAGAATCCAGACCCAGTTCAGCGAAGCCCTAGCCATCATTGACAACCACGATTTCCCAAGATCATGGCCCGCCTTGTTACCCGAGCTTGTTTCGAGCCTCCACAAGGCGTCCCAGGCCTCTGATTATGCCTCCATTAATGGCATTCTCGGTACTGCTAATTCCATCTTTAAGAAATTTCGATACCAGTTTAAGACCAATGATCTTTGGCTTGATTTGAAGTATTGCTTGGACAATTTCTCTGCACCGTTATTGGAAATATTCCTCAAAACCGCAGCGTTGATCGACTCATCCTCCTCCTCTGCCAATTCCAGTCCGTTGGGTCCTCTGTTCGAATCTCAGAGGCTATGCTGTAGAAGTTTctattctttgaattttcaagagtTGCCCCAGTTTTTTGAGGACCATATGAAGGAGTGGATGACTGAGTTTAGAAAATACTTAATCAGTGATTAGCCCGTTGCTTTTGATGGACCTGCTGTTCTTGTGGATGACCTTCGCGCTGCTGTATGCAAAAATATCAATCTCTATATGGAAGAGAACGAAGAGGAGTATCGATGCTACTTGAATGATTTCGTGTCGGTGGTTTCGAGTTTACTAGGAAATATGGTGTCTCAAGCATCATCAAGCCGTGATCGGCTTGCAATAAcagcaataaatttttttaccacagTCAGCATTAGTGTCCACCATGATTTGTTTAAGGGTGAGGGAGTGATACAGCAGATTTGCCAGAGCGTTGTTATCCCAAATGTGAGGTTGAGGGACGATGACTTGGAACTTTTCGAGGTGAATTATGTTGAATTCATTATGAGGCATGTGGAAGGCAGTGATCTGGATACCATGAGGAGGATTGCATGTGAGCTTCTTAAAGGGATTGCAACAAATTACAAGAATCAGGTTACTAATTTGGTTTCTATACAGATACAGAGTCTTTTAAGCTCATTCTTTGCAAACCCAATTGCAAACTGGAAGGACAAGGATTGTGCCATCTATTTAGTTGTCTCCCTCGCAACTAAGAAAGCTGGTGGAAATTCTGTCTCAGCAGATCTTGTTGATGTTCAGGACTTCTTTGGATCCGTTATTGTTCCAGAATTGCAGAGTCCAGATGTGAATATTTTTCCAGTGCTTAAGCTGGTGCACTTAATTTTTTCACTATGTTCCGGCATCATATTCCTAAGCACGTTGCATTGCAGTTATTTCCAGATTTGATTCGGTTCCTTGGTGCACAGTCAAACGTGGTCCACTTTTATGCTGCAAGCTGTATTGGAAAACTTTTGCTGGTCAAGGATGAGGGAGAACGGGCAAGATTTACTGGGGCAGATGTTGCCCCATTTTTTTCAGATCTCATGGAAAACCTCTTTAAAGCCATGAACTTTCCTGAATCTGAGGAAAATCAAAATGTAATGAAATGTATCATGCAGGTTCTTGGTATTGCAAATATACCTCGTAAGGTTGCTGGACACTGCATTGATGGTCGGAAATCTATTCTCAGTTAAGTTTgcagaaaccctaaaaatccaATCTTTAGTCACTATCTGTTTGAGTCAGTGGCTGTTCTTCTCAAGCGGGCCTGCGAGAATGACTCTTCTCTGATATCGGCCTTTGAAGAAAGCCTTTTTCCCAGCCTTCAGATGATATTGGCCAATGATGTAGCGGAGTTCCTCCCATGTGCATTTCAGTTGTTGGCTCAGTTTGTGGAGTTGAATACGCCACCCATTCCTCAGAGCTACATGGAGATTTTTAAGATCCTTTTTTCACATGAGTATTGGCATAGAGATTCCAATGTCCCAGCACTTGAGCGTCTGCTTCAGGTTTTCCTTGAGAAGGCACCCCCATGAACTCAACCAAGAGGGAAGACTGGGCCAGGTGCTTGCAATTTTTGAGATGCTTGTCTCCGAACCAAGCTTAGCTGAACAGGGTTTCCATGTGCTAAATACTATCATTGAGAACCTTGAATCCGGTGTCTTTAAACCTTATATTGGTCACATGGTTTTTGCATTGGCAAATATTTCTGCTCTTTACCCTGGCAGGTTCCCCCAAATGATCGGCCAATATCTTAATTCAACCAATCAGGCAGCATTACTTCATTTCTGCAGCATTTACAATTGCCAGATCGTTTGAGTGTTGtttaagttttatattatttttattattatttgctgcTTTCTAATTATAGAATGAATAATGGTTTAGTTATAATCAGAAAGTTGTTTGCAATGGGTGATATGAGTTATACTGTGGAGTGTCATAttgtttcataatttatttatccttGTATTCGAGGGTAAATATAAAAAGGTTTGTGGTTAGGTGTAATTCAAAAGCAAAGACCATCAGTTGCAATTACATTGATATGACCATCAGATTTAGATGGATTTCTCCTCCTCgttattttctaattaaaagtTTGGCCAAAAGTTTCTTTTTGTGGTATCCTCGTTTACGTTATATAACTGCCCCCCTCTACTCCTGTTAATGCTAAACAATACTTCTGGAAAATATGGATGAATCGTTAACTTCAATCCACGTTTCATATTTGAGAGTGATTCTGTTGATCTCTTTTGGACTAACCAGTGCGACTTTCTCAATATGGTAGCGTAGTTTGTGCATTTTTGGAGTTACAGATCTAAAATGTTGGTTAAATTTCTTTTGTTACAAGGTTGATAaatgttttgttttataaaattttaatattttattttatttggaaatttaaaagtTTGTATTGTTTCACAAGCTTGAATAATCGATATTGAATTGAATAGGCATGTTATAGTGAGAAAATAGGGTCTGTTTGgccatattttctattttttgttttcaaaatattgtatttaaaatatagaacaaAAACAGGTTTCtattgttttatgaaaataatgaaTGTTTGTCCAATtgtatttgaaaacaatttttgaaaaccaaaaacatactTTTAGGAGCGG includes:
- the LOC107411841 gene encoding asparagine--tRNA ligase, cytoplasmic 1, which translates into the protein MADDQLAQAAGTSSSQLCKAEFSDRVLVRSILSQPEGGAELDGHRVRIGGWVKNGRKANKGAFAFLHVNDGSCPENLQVIVDADKADLGRLVHAGTCVHVDGFLKIPPAGTQQKVELWVQNVLHLRQVDDPATYPLPKKYLTPEYLREVDAIHLRPRTDTFSSVLRIRDALTYATHTFFHKHHFLCVHTPIITSSDCEGAGEMFQVTTLFSQAEKLVKELIKNPPPSESDVEAAKLIVKEKVEVVSKLKSDDKTSKEEIDSSVTILKKAKEGLLKLEKRSKLKPGIPQKDGKIDYSLDFFARKAYLTVSGQLQIESVACALSSVYTFGPTFRAEHSHTSRHLAEFWMVEPEIAFADLEDDMNCAEAYVQFLCRWLLDNCIDDLKSMADKFDKSCIDRLTMISSSPFERITYTKAVELLEEAVKMGKVFENQVEWGIDLASEHERYLTEVKFQKPVIVYNYPKGIKAFYMRLNDDSDTVAAMDVLVPKVGELIGGSQREERYDKILKRIREMGMSTEQIEQYKWYLDLRKFGTVKHSGFGLGFERMVMFATGIDNIRDVIPFPRYPGRADV